Genomic segment of uncultured Desulfobacter sp.:
CTGTTTTCTGGGCGCAAAACCCAGGAACATAAAGGTGTCTGTGGGCAGTCCGGAGGCGCTCAATCCGGCGATGGCGGCACTGCATCCGGGAACAGGCACAATGCGAATCTCTTTTTCCTGGGCCAAGGAGACCAGACGGTAACCGGGATCTGAGATCAAGGGGGTGCCGGCATCGCTGATCAGGGCGATATTGGTGCCGTTTTCAAGGCGCTGGATCAGGTCCTGGGCTTTTGCGATTTCATTGTGTTCGTGGCAGGCAATTGTGGGTGTTGTGATGCCGTAATGAACGAGTAGTTTTTTTGAATGCCGGGTATCTTCGGCGGCAATCAGATCCACTTCCTTTAGAATACGTACGGCTCGAAATGTTATATCCTCAAGATTGCCTAAAGGGGTTGCTACAATATAAAGTGTGCCGGCCATTGTCAGCATCCTTGGAAGGCGTTGGGAATCACGGTGATGTCACAGTCGGTGTGTGAACTGTCCTTGTATAACACTTCCACCACATCAAATCGCAACCGGGTATTGGTAATTCTTTCTCGGCTCAAGTAATATTGGGCACCCGTGATAATTTTTTTTTGCTTGGCTATAGTGACTGCTTCCCTGGGCAACCCTTTTTTTACGCCGGTTCGGGTCTTAACTTCTACAAAGCACAGTGTTTGCCCATCCTTTGCAATAATATCGATTTCAAACTGCGGGGTCGAATAATTGGCGGCCAATAGTTTGTAGCCCCGGGACAAAAGATATTTCCGGGCAGCGGCTTCTCCTTTTCTGCCAAGCTGTTTTCCCCCAAGGCTCATATGTCCTTTACACCCTTGAAGCTTTTACGATGAATCGGGCAGGGACCATGGGTCAGGATTGCCTCTTTGTGGGCTTTGGTTGGATAGCCTTTGTGGCCTTTAAGGCCGTACTGGGGGTATAGCGAGTCAAGGTCTGCCATGATCCGGTCCCGCGTGACCTTGGCTAAAATAGAGGCTGCGGCAATGGAGAGGCTCAAAGCATCCCCTTTAATAACACTGCGCTGATCTATGGTGGTGTCGATGGTGAAGTTCCCGTCAATCAACAGAAAATCCGGTGTCATCTGAAGCTTTTCAACAGCCCGTTTCATGGAAAGCAGTGAGGCCTGCAGGATATTAATCCGGTCAATTTCCTCATGATCGGCTATGCCGATGCCAAAGGCAACGGCCTGGGCTTGGATCACAGGAAAAAGCGCTTCCCTTTTTTTTTCGGAAAGCTTTTTAGAATCATTGATGCCCGGGACATTAAATGTTTCGGGCAGAACGACCGCCGCAGACACGACGGGGCCGGCAAGGGGTCCCCTGCCGGCCTCATCAACGCCCGCAACCATTTTATATCCACTCGATCTGGCCTGTTTTTCAAAAGCCAGCATGTCGGGGGGCAGGTTGCCGTGGATATTAGGCAAAGCGTTTTTCTTTGATTCTTGCAGCTTTGCCGCGCAGATTTCTCAGATAGTAAAGCTTGGATCTTCTTACACGTCCCCGGGTAACCACTTCAATTTGGTCAATGGCAGGGGAATACAGGGGGAAAATTCTTTCAACGCCGACGCCGCCTGAAATTTTTCTAACGGTGAACCGGGCACTGGAAAGACCCTTGGTTTTTTTGATAACAACGCCCTGGAAAACCTGGATACGTTCTTTTTCACCTTCCCTGATTTTTACATGAACCTTTATGGTATCCCCGGAGTCGAATTCCGGGATGTCAAGGCGCATCTGTTCTCTTTCAATTTTTTGGATTAGGTTTGCTGTCATTTTTTGTTCCTTCTATTTTCAGCTGTTTATTAATCTGTCTAAATATATGGACACTGCGGACCGGACGCTCAGATGATTATATGATCCTGAACCCCGTATGGGTTCCAGGATGTGGTCACACTGGTCTATCACTTCCGGTGCCAGTCCCCAAGCCGTACCAAATACAAGCACGTGGGGGGTGTTCCCTTTTAATTCCTGTCCAAGCGCTTTGCAACTGCGTGTGGCGCATTGGCTGTTGGCGCTGGTAGCCACCTTTACAACCTTTTCGCCCTGTTCATGTTCTATATCAGTGCAAACGGCTTCAAAACTATCTGCCACCCTGACCCGCTCCAGGGCGGACTTTCGTGCCGGATTGACCCTTCCCCCGTGCCCATGGGTCCAGTGATCCATAATCTGGACGGCCAAGGTCTTTTGGTCTTCATAGGGCGTAACCACATAATAGGCCTTTACCCCAAATGTCCGGCCTGCTCTGGCAATGTCGTGCAGGTCCATGTTGGTCAGGGCTGATCCTGTGATCAGTCCGTTTTTATTGACCACCGGGTAGTGGATCAATGCCAGGTAAATCGGTGTGCTCATTTATGGATTAATGCCTCAAGTTCCCGGCACCACTGCCGCAAAATTTCTTTTTCTTCGTTGTCCGGCATCCGGGTGTCAAACAGGTCCGGGCGCTTGATAAAGGTTCGTTCCAAAGCCGAACGCCTGCGCCACTGCCGGATTTTTTCATGGTTCCCGGACAGAAGAACCCCGGGGACGGCTACGTCCTCGTATGTTTCAGGCCTGGTGTACTGGGCATATTCCAACCGGTTGTCCATAAATGACTCGCATTGGGATGATTCATTGCTCCCAAGCACCCCGGGAATCATTCTGGCCACGGCATCAATCACTGCCATGGCACCAATTTCTCCGCCTGTCATCACAAAATCCCCAACGCAGATCTCCTCATCCACCTGGCGGCTGTAGACCCGTTCGTCAATACCCTCGTACCGGCCGCAAATCAGAATCAAGTCCCGGCATTCTTCTGCAAGTTCACAGGCCCGGGCCTGGGTAAAGGGGTTGCCCTGGGGACTTAAGCACACCACCCGGGGATTGTCTGCATTATGTCTGGCTGACGCAATGGCCTTTTCCAAAGGCCCCGGCATCATTACCATGCCGCTTCCGCCGCCGTAGGGGCGGTCATCCACCGTGTTATGCCGATCTGTGGCAAAATCCCGGATATTAATGCTGTCTGCGCTGATTACCCCACGGGTCAAGGCACGGGCCATGATGCCGTTGGCAAAAAAAGCATCCAGAAATTCCGGAAACAATGTTAATACGGTAAACTTCATGACCAAAATCAGTCCGTGGCAAATCCTTCGGGCAACTGGGTGGTGATGACGCCGGTCTCAAGGTTTATATCCTTGATGAACGCTTCGTTCACGGGGATCAGGGTTTCCTGTTTCCCCTGGGGCGTTTTTCCTGTGACCACCAGGATATCATCTGCACCCGTGGGAAAAAGCCGGTCAACTTTTCCAAGTTTCCCCTCACAGGTATCCACCACCGTCAAGCCAATCAAATCCTGCCAGTACCAGGTGTCTTCATCCAGGTCCGGCAGGTTGGCCTTGTTCACCAGGACAATGTTGCCCACAAGTGCTTCCGAGGCGTCCCGGGTTGTGACCCCTTCAAGGGTTAGCATTACCCCTTTTTTATAGCTGCCGGTTTTCGTGATGATATATTCGCGACCGGCACCATGGCGGTCTTCCTCGTTTTTGAGCGTCACGGCAAGTCCAGGGGTAAAGGTGTCGGGCGACTGGGCCCAGGACCACACCTTCACATTCCCCTTAAGACCGTGAACGCCCGTGACCTTACCGATGGTCAGCCAGGTGTCCGAAGCTTCCATGGAACTACTCGATGATTTCCAGTACCGTGCGTTTTTTCATTTTTGTGGCCGCGGCACTCAGGATTGTTCGCATGGCCCTAGCTGATCTGCCCTGTTTTCCGATAACCTTGCCCAGGTCTTCCT
This window contains:
- the rsmI gene encoding 16S rRNA (cytidine(1402)-2'-O)-methyltransferase, whose amino-acid sequence is MAGTLYIVATPLGNLEDITFRAVRILKEVDLIAAEDTRHSKKLLVHYGITTPTIACHEHNEIAKAQDLIQRLENGTNIALISDAGTPLISDPGYRLVSLAQEKEIRIVPVPGCSAAIAGLSASGLPTDTFMFLGFAPRKQGRLNSFLNDAAHHKATLIFYESPRRVVQLISSAITALGDRQACFARELTKQYEEFIRGPLSSILRALENRESIKGECVLFIAGADEQGVELSTEQMEAMIMDGLTQNMRTGDLAKKIAGLANCPKSEAYDMILAIKKQS
- a CDS encoding YraN family protein, translated to MSLGGKQLGRKGEAAARKYLLSRGYKLLAANYSTPQFEIDIIAKDGQTLCFVEVKTRTGVKKGLPREAVTIAKQKKIITGAQYYLSRERITNTRLRFDVVEVLYKDSSHTDCDITVIPNAFQGC
- a CDS encoding ribonuclease HII produces the protein MPNIHGNLPPDMLAFEKQARSSGYKMVAGVDEAGRGPLAGPVVSAAVVLPETFNVPGINDSKKLSEKKREALFPVIQAQAVAFGIGIADHEEIDRINILQASLLSMKRAVEKLQMTPDFLLIDGNFTIDTTIDQRSVIKGDALSLSIAAASILAKVTRDRIMADLDSLYPQYGLKGHKGYPTKAHKEAILTHGPCPIHRKSFKGVKDI
- the rplS gene encoding 50S ribosomal protein L19 → MTANLIQKIEREQMRLDIPEFDSGDTIKVHVKIREGEKERIQVFQGVVIKKTKGLSSARFTVRKISGGVGVERIFPLYSPAIDQIEVVTRGRVRRSKLYYLRNLRGKAARIKEKRFA
- a CDS encoding RNA methyltransferase; its protein translation is MSTPIYLALIHYPVVNKNGLITGSALTNMDLHDIARAGRTFGVKAYYVVTPYEDQKTLAVQIMDHWTHGHGGRVNPARKSALERVRVADSFEAVCTDIEHEQGEKVVKVATSANSQCATRSCKALGQELKGNTPHVLVFGTAWGLAPEVIDQCDHILEPIRGSGSYNHLSVRSAVSIYLDRLINS
- the trmD gene encoding tRNA (guanosine(37)-N1)-methyltransferase TrmD, which codes for MKFTVLTLFPEFLDAFFANGIMARALTRGVISADSINIRDFATDRHNTVDDRPYGGGSGMVMMPGPLEKAIASARHNADNPRVVCLSPQGNPFTQARACELAEECRDLILICGRYEGIDERVYSRQVDEEICVGDFVMTGGEIGAMAVIDAVARMIPGVLGSNESSQCESFMDNRLEYAQYTRPETYEDVAVPGVLLSGNHEKIRQWRRRSALERTFIKRPDLFDTRMPDNEEKEILRQWCRELEALIHK
- the rimM gene encoding ribosome maturation factor RimM (Essential for efficient processing of 16S rRNA), which codes for MEASDTWLTIGKVTGVHGLKGNVKVWSWAQSPDTFTPGLAVTLKNEEDRHGAGREYIITKTGSYKKGVMLTLEGVTTRDASEALVGNIVLVNKANLPDLDEDTWYWQDLIGLTVVDTCEGKLGKVDRLFPTGADDILVVTGKTPQGKQETLIPVNEAFIKDINLETGVITTQLPEGFATD
- a CDS encoding KH domain-containing protein, whose amino-acid sequence is MKELIEYLAKALVDNPDEVQVSEVTGDQTSVLELKVAKEDLGKVIGKQGRSARAMRTILSAAATKMKKRTVLEIIE